In the Thermodesulfobacteriota bacterium genome, CTGGCATTCCTCCCGGCTCAGCCCGGCGAACAGGGGCAGGCCAGCCAGGACGCCGGCCAGCTCGCTCTCCGGCCCGGTCCTCATGGCGCTTCCCCCGGGGCCGCTTGCAGATGGATGCTGTCCCCTTGGCGCAGGGTGCCGGGACGGATCACCCGGGCGAAGACCCCCTGCCGGGGCATGATGCAGTCCCCCACCAGCTGGTGGATGGCGCAGCGGCTGTGGCAGGTCTTGCCGATCTGGGTGATCTCCAGCTCCACCTCGCCGCTGACCAGGCGGGTGCCCACCGGCAGGGCCGCCAGGTCAAGGCCGGCCACCGTGATGTTCTCGGCAAAGGAGCCGGGGGCGAGCGAAAGGCCCTGGGCCCGCACCCGGTCGATCTCCTCGACGGCCAGAAGGCTCACCTGGCGGTGCCAGGCCCCGGCATGGGCATCGCCCACCAGGCCGTGCTCCAGGCGCAGCTCCACCTGGGCCACCGGCGTTTTCACCGTGCCTTTGGCGGTGCTGATGTTGAGCGAAACGATGGTGGCCACAGACATCTCCATGGGCTATGGTACGACCCGTTTCCGGCAGCAGGTGTCGTTCCCGATGTGATCTTCTTCCAGAAGGAGGCCCGGCATGAGCTTCTTCGACGCCATTGTCCTGGCCATCGCCGTCTTTTTTCTGGCCCGCGGCATCTGGCGGGGCTTCATCCGGCAGCTCGCCTCCATCGCGGCCCTGGTGGCCGGCTATCTGGCCGTGGCCACCTGGTATCCCCGGCTGGCGCCCCTGGTGGCGCCTCTGTCCGACAGCCCGGTGGTGACCTTTGCCGGCACCTACGCGGTCATCTTCCTGGCCGCCTATCTGTGCACCATCCTGGCGGGCCAGGTCTTGAAGGCCGTGGTGCACCTGTCGCTCCTGGGCTGGATCGACCGCTCCCTGGGGGCGGTCTTTGGCCTCGCCAAGGCAGCCTTCCTGGCCACCCTTCTCTTCATGCTGCTGTCCGCGGTGCTCGCCGCCGGCAGCCCCTTCCTGCGCCAGGCGGTCTCGTATCCCTACCTGTCCGTCTCCTCGGCCTTTCTGATCCGCTTTCTGACAGACCCCGGGCTCAGGGAGCGCTTCCTGCCCCGGGAGCCGGCCATCCCCGGGCTCCCCGAGCCGGCCGCCCCGGCCCAACGGGGCCTGCCGCCGGTCGCGAAGAAGCCGGTCACGGCTGCCGGTCCGGGTCGCTGACCAGCCCCTGCCGGCGCCAGCGGGCCAGCCGCGCTTTGGGCACCCCCAGGGCGTGGCCGGCCATGATCGCCTGGTTCAGAAGGAAGTTGGCCCAAAGGCCCCTCGCCTGCCAGCGCCGGGCCGAGGTGGCCACCGCCTGCCGGGCCAAGGCGATGCGGCCAAGGCGGGCCAGACTCCGCACCAG is a window encoding:
- a CDS encoding MOSC domain-containing protein encodes the protein MSVATIVSLNISTAKGTVKTPVAQVELRLEHGLVGDAHAGAWHRQVSLLAVEEIDRVRAQGLSLAPGSFAENITVAGLDLAALPVGTRLVSGEVELEITQIGKTCHSRCAIHQLVGDCIMPRQGVFARVIRPGTLRQGDSIHLQAAPGEAP
- a CDS encoding CvpA family protein, encoding MSFFDAIVLAIAVFFLARGIWRGFIRQLASIAALVAGYLAVATWYPRLAPLVAPLSDSPVVTFAGTYAVIFLAAYLCTILAGQVLKAVVHLSLLGWIDRSLGAVFGLAKAAFLATLLFMLLSAVLAAGSPFLRQAVSYPYLSVSSAFLIRFLTDPGLRERFLPREPAIPGLPEPAAPAQRGLPPVAKKPVTAAGPGR